ACGCGCGTGCCGCCTTCGGCGCGGGAAATGTCCAACGTGTGCGAGGGACTCTCCACCACCACCTCGCGTCCAAGTGACACGAGCAGGTCCAGGGTGAGGCCATAGCGCGCATCGCCCACGGGAGGGGTGATGCGGTCGGCGTCGGGCACGCGGTGGGTCGGCTCGGCCGAGCCGTGGGCGGTACGGTCCCCCGAGGGAGTGCCGGGGATGTAGCGGGGAGCGACGAGGGTGGGCAGGGCCCAGCGCACGCAGCCCTCCTCCACCTGGATGGCCTGGAGGAACTCCACCTCGACGAGTGTCTCCTCGCCGGGCAGGAGGTTGCCCACCTGAGCGGTGAAGACGTTGGGGCGCTCCTGGTCGAGCAGGGCGGCACCGTGGCCGGCCGTCACGGCGTTGTCATAGGTGCGGAAGGCCTCCTCGCGCTCCTTGAGGACGCCCTGGACGCGGCGGCCGGCGCACTCCATGGAGAAGGCGGTGAGGGTGGCGTCGGAGGGAAGAGGGAAGACGTAGACGGCCTCGACGGGCTTGGACTCGGTGTTGCGGTAGCGCTGGCGCACGCGCACGCGGGCGTGGCCTCCGAGCAGCTCGCCGCTGACGTCCACGCCCTGAAGGGGAACCTGCGCACCGCTCTGCGTGTACAGCCCTGCCTTCTGGATCTCCATGGCTCTACCTTTCCTGGGACTCCTGGATGAGGGCGCGCACACGTTCCGCGAGCGCCCGGGTCTTCTCGTCCGCCGTGTCGGCGAGGTGCAGCTCCAGCCCCGGCGCCAGCTCCCACCGCCGCCAGCTTGTCACCGCGCTGGAGGGGCTGGCAGGGGCCTCGGCCTTCACCGGCTCGGGGAGGGCCGGGGCGGCGGGGGCGGAGGTTGAGGATGTGACAGCGGGGGGCTCGGACTCGGCGAGCGCCTTCAGCTCGTCAGGCCCCAGCCGCAGCAGCTCCACCTGGATGGCATCGAGCGGGAGGAACCGCGCCTGGAGAACCCGGATGGCCTTGAGGCGCACCAGGTGGTCCTCGCCATAGACGGTGTCTGGCCCCTTGAAGGGCGGGGCGGGCAGGAGCCCGCGCTGGACGTAGTAGCGCACGGTGCGTGGGGACACGCCCGCCGCCTCGGCCAGCTCCGTCAGCTTCCACTCCTTGCGTGTGTTCGTCGTGCTCACGCTCCTGACAGTAAGACGCGACACTAGTTGTGTCAAGAAGTCAGTGATGAATTGTCACTGTCATGAAGCCAGTGTCGAGATGTGGGAGGGCAGGCGACCTGGCTTGCGCCAGGCGGGAGCGGGTGTGACAGAGAGGGGCATGGACGCGACGGGCGGCATGGACATCTCCTCCATCCGGGTCATCGGAGCGGCGGTGACGCCAGCGGTGATGGTGTCGGCGTGCGGCATCCTGGCCACGGGCCTGGACAACCAGATCGCGCGGATGACGTCGCGCACGCGGGACATGCTGAAGGAGTGGCGCGCGCTGCCGGAGGACAGCCCGCGGCGCGAGGTGCTGCGGCTGGAGGTGGGCATCCTGGACCGGAGGCACCGGCTGCTGGCGCGGGCGATGGCGATGGCCTACGGGGCGCTCATCTCGTTCGTGGTGACGTCGCTGCTGTACCTGTCGCAGCGGCGCTTCGGCGTGCCGGATGTGCTGCCGGTGATGTCCTTCTCGGTGGGGGTGGTGCTGCTGGGGGCATCGCGGTGTTCGCGCTGGCGTCGTTGCGGCTGGGGCGCGCCGCGCTCGAACTGGAGAAGCGCGAGATGTTCGGGGTCGTCGTGCCACCCGGGTCCGGCGGAGAGCGGAGGCCATGATGCGCCGGTGGGCCGCCTGGGTGCTGGCCATGAGCGCGTGCGCGTGCGTGCGGGGCCCGGAGACCGTGCGCCCCGCGCCGGCCTGGACGGGGAAGGAGCCGCTGAGCTGGCTCGATTGTGCCGAGGGCAGCACCCTTCAGGAGCGGCGTACACCCGGAGATGGCCGCGAGCCCTGGCTGGTGCGCCTCAGGCGGGTCCACAACCCCGCGAATCACCATGTGCGGATCTCGGTGGAGGGCCCAAAGGGCCCCACGGGCACTTTCAGGCTCATCATGGACGGCTCCCTCTGGGGCCCGGAATCCGTCGAGCGGTTCCTGCGCCGGGACAGCCTCGTGGTCGAGGGCGAGCCCGTCGCGGTCGACGTGTTCGAGCGCATCACGGACCTGAACGCGGGTAACGACGTCTTCCCCGATGGGAGCCGCCTGGTGGAGGAGGTGTGGAGGCAGGCGGGAGCTCCACCGGCGTGGGGGCCGTTGCGGGTCCGCTATGATCCCACCCGCTCGGTGCATGGCTCCAGCAGTGGCCGTCCACCCTCCTCGCTTCGAGTGCCCGACGCGCAGGGCTTCATCGATACGCGCCAGGTGCTCAGGCTGGGGGCGGAGGCGGTCATCGATGGGCAGGTCCATCCCTGCATGGAGGTGCGGTCCTGGAACGTCGACGACGTCCCGGCCGACTCCCTGGAGTGTCCGAGCGTGCTCGGAGGCAGGGCGTGGTGGGAGCAGGTCCACCAGACGCGCAACGGCCAGAGTGAGAAGGACCTCCTCGAGGTCGTGTCCTTCGACTGCCGCCCGCTCTCCCGCCCCTGACGGAAGCTCTGTCCGGGCGTCCGGAGCGCTCGCCCGCATGCCCGCCCTCGTGGGGGGTGAAGCGGCCCCTGCTGCCTGGACGCCCTCCCGATGTAGCGAGGCGGGGCTTCCCGGCGAGTGGTGCGTGGGGAGAGGGCACTGCACATGCTGATCAGCGGAGCGCCCGTCAGGGTGCTCGCGACCGTTACTCCCGAGCGAGGAGAGACACCATGGACGAGACCCATCGCAGGACGTTCCGCCCCCTACCCGAGGTGCGCTGGAGCGCGGTGGCCACGGGCGCGCTGCTGGGCGCGGCGGTGTGGCTGGTGTTGTTGCGCTTCGGAGACGTGCCCCGGGCGCTGTTGCTGGAAGAGGCGCCTGGGCTCGGGAGGCAGCTGTGGTGGGTGGTGGCGCCGCTGCTCGCCGCGGGCGTGGCGGCGTGGACGGGAGCATCCGCCTCGGGTGAGCGCGGCATTCTCGGTGCGTACCTGCACGGGTTGCTGTCCTGGGCGGGTGCGCTGCTGCTCGCGGCGCTGGTGGGACCGGGCAGCGTGGGCGTCCTGCCGCAGCCGGGGTGGAGCGGGCTCGCGGCGGTGCTGGGCGCGGTGGTGGGCGCGGCGCTCGGACGCGCCCTGCTCGCTGGACGCCTGTCCGCGCCGAGAGGGTTCCACGGGACGGGCCGCCGGCCCCTGGTGTCCTCCAGCGAGGCCCACCCGGTGGAGGAGTCGGGCCGGGTGTCGCAGGCGCGGTCGCGGTGGCGCGAGGTGCTCACGGCGCGGCGGGGCGCTCCGGAAGGCCGCCGGCCCGGGGCCCACGAGGACACGGGGCGTCCGGACCAGGATCTGCACTGAGTGCACGCGGAGGGCACGGGTGGGGGACGCCCGTGGGGACGAGACACGACACGACAGGCAACCGAGGAGCGGACGGCCATGACTGGAGACGGGACGGAGGCGCTACGGACGGGTCTCGCGGTGCGAGGGGCGGATGGCAGGCGCCTGGGCACGCTGGTGGGGCTCGAGGCGGGGGTGCTGGTGGTGGAGCGCGGCTTCTTCTGGCCGCAGCGCTTCACCATCTCCCGCAGTGACGTGGGCGAGGTGACGGACGGGGAGGTGAGGTTGCTCGGGGGCGCCGCGCTGCGCGAGTCGCACACCGGGGCCCTCCTGAGCGAGCCCGCCCAGCCGAAGGGGCCCATCGCGCGTGAGGCCTCTGGAGCCGGCGTGCGCGAGGAGGGAGACGACGTGCGGGTGCCGCTGGCGCGCGAGGACGCGTACCCGCTGCTGCGCATGCGCGACGTGGGGGCGGTGCGCGTGCGCAAGGTGGTGCGCACCGAGCTGAAGCAACTCACCGTGGAGGTGCGGCGCGAGGAGCTCGTGGTGGAGCGCCTGCCCGTACAGCCGGGAGCCACCGCCACGCCCGAGGGCACCACGGCGGGGGCGTTCGAGGAGCTCGAGCAGGTCATCCCGCTGTGGCGCGAGGACGTGGAGGTGGTGAAGCGCGCCGTCGTCTACGAGGAGGTGCACCTGAAGAAGGCTGTGGAGCGGCGCACCTGGACGGAGGAGGTGCCCCTGCGCCAGGAGGTGGCGCGCGTGGAGGAGGAGGGAGACGCGCGGCTGGACGTGGGCGACGTGCGTTCGGGTCCGGACACGCACTCGCACTGAGCACGGCTCACTTGGGCTGGAGGCCGAGCGCCCGTATCAGGTCCAGGGGGATGGGGATGATGGTCTGGTTGCCGCCGCCGGTGATCTCCACCAGGGTCTGCAGGTAGCGCAGCTGGAGGGTGATGGGGTTGCGGTCGAGCACCTCGGCGGCCATGGAGAGCTTCTCGGCGGCCTGGTGCTCGCCCTCGGCGGCGATGATCTTGGCGCGGCGCTCGCGCTCGGCCTCGGCCTGGCGGGCGATGGCGCGCTGCATCTCCACGGGCAGGTCGATGTGCTTCACCTCCACATTGGAGACCTTGATGCCCCACGGGTCGGTGTGGGCATCGAGCACCTTCTGGATGTCGCGGTTGACGCGGTCGCGCTCGGAGAGGAGCTGGTCGAGCTCCACCTGGCCGAGGATGGCGCGCAGGGTGGTCTGGGCGAGCTGGCTGGTGGCGTAGAGGTAGTCCTCCACCTGGAGCACGGCCTTGTCGGCGTGGATGACGCGGAAGTAGACGACGGCGTTCACCTTCACGCTGACGTTGTCCTTGGTGATGACATCCTGCGGGGGCACGTCGCGCGCGACGGTGCGCATGTCGATGATGACGATGCGCTCGACGAAGGGGATGATCCACCGGAAGCCGGCGCGCTTGAGGCCCACGAAGCGGCCGAGCCGGAAGACGACGCCGTTCTCGTACTCGTTGACGATGCGCACGCCGGAGAGGAAGGCGAGCACGAGGATGCCCAGGGGAATGAGGAGCCCGAGGGCGCCGAAGAAATCGGTCATGACTTCACCTCATCGACGAAGAGGGTGAGTCCCTCCACGCGGCGCACGACCACGCGGGCACCGGCGGGAAGGGGGATGGAGGAGACGGCGGCCCAGCGTTCGCCATGGACGAACACCTCGCCGCCGGAGGGGGAGACGGTGTCGAGCACCTGGCCCAGCTCGCCAACGAGGCCCGCGTCACCGGCGAGCTGGGGTTTGCGGCGGGTTTCGGCGGCGCGGAAGGCGAGGAAGACGGCGGCCCCGGCGACGAAGACGGCGGTGGGCAGCATCGTGCGCAGGGGAACGTGCAGGGGGGTGTCGAGGAACCACTCTGGATCGAAGCGGTCCACGAGGAACACGCCGCCGAGCACGAGCAGCCCGAGGCCCGCGGCGCCGAGCAGGCCACTGGTGATGAAGAGCTCGGCGACGAGCAGGGCGACACCGAGCAGCAGCAGGACGATGGCGCCGGCGCGCACGGGTAGCGCGGAGGAGGCGAGCAGGGCGAGCACGATGCACACCACGCCGATGAGCCCCGGGACGAAGAGTCCGGGGTGGGTGAGCTCGATGGCGAGGCCGAGGCCGGCGAGGAGGAAGAGGATGTAGACGACGGCGGGCTGGGCGAGGGCGTGGAGGAAGCGCTGGGAGAAGGAGGGGCGCAGCTCGACGAGCTGGGCGTTGGCGGTGCGCAGGGTGACGGGCGAGTCGCCGACGGTGACGGAGCGGCCGTGGGCCCACTCGAGGAAGGACTCCTGGGTGGGGGAGACGTGCTCGATGACGTTGAGGGCGAGGGCCTTCTCGGCGGGGACGCTCTCGCTCTGGCGGACGGCGCGGATGGCCCACTCGACGTTGCGGCCGCGCTGCTTGGCGATGGACTCGACGAAGGCGACGGCGTCGTTCTCGATTTTGCGGGCCATCTCCTTGCCACCGGCGGCCTCGGGGTCCTGGCCGGTGAGGCCGACGACGGGGTGTGCGGCGCCGATGTTGGTACCGGGAGCCATGGCGGCGAGGTGGGAGGCGAGGGTGATGAAGACGCCGGCGCTGCCGGCGCGGGCGCCGGAGGGACCGACCCAGACGAGGACGGGAACGCGGGCCCCGAGGAAGGCGCGGACGATGTCACGGGTGGACTCGAGCTCGCCGCCGGGAGTGTCGAGGCGGACGAGGAGGGCCTGATGACCGGCCTCGTGGGCGCGGCGGACACAATCGACGAGGAAGGCGCGGGAGCCGGCATCGACGGTGCCATCGAGGACGCAGCGGGAGACGACGGGGGGAGCGGGAGACGCCGCGTGACTGGTGGGCAGGCCGAGCAGCAGCAGGCCCAGCAGGAGCACCGTCCAAACCGAACGCCGAGACCCGCCCATGGTGCCTCCAGAACCCAACCCTGCCCACTTCCCCTCTCCCCTCGGGAGAGGGACGGGGTGAGGGTATCCGTCCCCGGACTCCAGTCCGTGAATCAGCCCGGACCACGTATCCACTGTGTTCAAGCGTGTCGCCCCTCCCTGGAAGGCAACCATCCAGCCGAGCACGGCTCTCGGAGGGTGCGGTGTCGCCTGTGATACAGACAGGCCGGTCCATGCTGCGAATCCAACCGAATCCCGACGCCGTGGTGTCCCTGTCCGTCGAGACCCAGAAGCCCGAGCGAGGCGGGCACCTGCTGCTGATTGGCGGAGGCTTCAAGCCATTGGAGGTGCTGAAGCGCTTCGTGGCGTTGTCGGGAGGAGGCGAGAAGCCGGTGGTGGTGTTCCCGATGGCGAGCGAGAAGAGCCGTCCCACGGGAGTGGAGCTGAAGAAGCAGCTGGAGGAGGCGGGAGCGAA
The sequence above is drawn from the Archangium gephyra genome and encodes:
- a CDS encoding slipin family protein; this encodes MTDFFGALGLLIPLGILVLAFLSGVRIVNEYENGVVFRLGRFVGLKRAGFRWIIPFVERIVIIDMRTVARDVPPQDVITKDNVSVKVNAVVYFRVIHADKAVLQVEDYLYATSQLAQTTLRAILGQVELDQLLSERDRVNRDIQKVLDAHTDPWGIKVSNVEVKHIDLPVEMQRAIARQAEAERERRAKIIAAEGEHQAAEKLSMAAEVLDRNPITLQLRYLQTLVEITGGGNQTIIPIPLDLIRALGLQPK
- a CDS encoding DUF2721 domain-containing protein yields the protein MDNQIARMTSRTRDMLKEWRALPEDSPRREVLRLEVGILDRRHRLLARAMAMAYGALISFVVTSLLYLSQRRFGVPDVLPVMSFSVGVVLLGASRCSRWRRCGWGAPRSNWRSARCSGSSCHPGPAESGGHDAPVGRLGAGHERVRVRAGPGDRAPRAGLDGEGAAELARLCRGQHPSGAAYTRRWPRALAGAPQAGPQPRESPCADLGGGPKGPHGHFQAHHGRLPLGPGIRRAVPAPGQPRGRGRARRGRRVRAHHGPERG
- a CDS encoding NfeD family protein, yielding MGGSRRSVWTVLLLGLLLLGLPTSHAASPAPPVVSRCVLDGTVDAGSRAFLVDCVRRAHEAGHQALLVRLDTPGGELESTRDIVRAFLGARVPVLVWVGPSGARAGSAGVFITLASHLAAMAPGTNIGAAHPVVGLTGQDPEAAGGKEMARKIENDAVAFVESIAKQRGRNVEWAIRAVRQSESVPAEKALALNVIEHVSPTQESFLEWAHGRSVTVGDSPVTLRTANAQLVELRPSFSQRFLHALAQPAVVYILFLLAGLGLAIELTHPGLFVPGLIGVVCIVLALLASSALPVRAGAIVLLLLGVALLVAELFITSGLLGAAGLGLLVLGGVFLVDRFDPEWFLDTPLHVPLRTMLPTAVFVAGAAVFLAFRAAETRRKPQLAGDAGLVGELGQVLDTVSPSGGEVFVHGERWAAVSSIPLPAGARVVVRRVEGLTLFVDEVKS
- a CDS encoding MerR family transcriptional regulator; amino-acid sequence: MSTTNTRKEWKLTELAEAAGVSPRTVRYYVQRGLLPAPPFKGPDTVYGEDHLVRLKAIRVLQARFLPLDAIQVELLRLGPDELKALAESEPPAVTSSTSAPAAPALPEPVKAEAPASPSSAVTSWRRWELAPGLELHLADTADEKTRALAERVRALIQESQER
- a CDS encoding YsnF/AvaK domain-containing protein, giving the protein MTGDGTEALRTGLAVRGADGRRLGTLVGLEAGVLVVERGFFWPQRFTISRSDVGEVTDGEVRLLGGAALRESHTGALLSEPAQPKGPIAREASGAGVREEGDDVRVPLAREDAYPLLRMRDVGAVRVRKVVRTELKQLTVEVRREELVVERLPVQPGATATPEGTTAGAFEELEQVIPLWREDVEVVKRAVVYEEVHLKKAVERRTWTEEVPLRQEVARVEEEGDARLDVGDVRSGPDTHSH